From the bacterium genome, one window contains:
- a CDS encoding Hpt domain-containing protein has translation MEPTVNNSGRIVVKADPDLRDLMPGYLENRRQDMATINHALLCADFELIQRLAHSMKGSGGGYGFDGITAIGAAMELCAKGQQSEGIKEQLQNLKQYLEKVEVVYD, from the coding sequence ATGGAACCCACCGTAAACAATTCCGGCAGGATAGTGGTAAAGGCCGACCCCGACCTGCGGGACCTGATGCCGGGATACCTGGAAAACCGGCGCCAGGACATGGCAACCATAAACCACGCCCTGCTCTGCGCCGACTTTGAGCTGATCCAGCGGCTGGCCCACAGCATGAAGGGCTCGGGCGGCGGCTACGGCTTTGACGGCATCACCGCCATCGGGGCGGCCATGGAGCTTTGCGCCAAGGGACAGCAATCTGAAGGGATTAAAGAGCAATTGCAGAACCTGAAACAATATCTGGAAAAAGTGGAGGTCGTATATGACTGA